In Paenarthrobacter sp. GOM3, a single window of DNA contains:
- a CDS encoding ABC transporter permease, translated as MSATHTAPSEHPSATKKSARQPGAVAAMAKFVAQRVAGLVATLFVASLVVFGSLYATPGNPLTFLTRGRSMSPEAVAQIQAQYHLDDPLWLQYLRWLGGVLHGDFGTSIIYNQPVNAMLGSRLQSTLLLVVMAAVLVLLFGLAIGIFAGLKPGNMSRSVMAVATATMAVPTFVAAVVLILVFAVNLGMFPVFGAGTPGVDAIYHMVLPALALALASVAFVARLTQAAVRQELSADHVQTAISRGLAARFIVRRHVIRNAAMPVLTVAGLTIAGLIAGSVVVEQVFQLGGFGQFLVSSVQQKDFPVVQAICMVYVTSFILLNTVIDLLYSLLDPRVTLGRTAS; from the coding sequence GTGAGCGCCACCCATACGGCACCCTCCGAACATCCATCCGCGACAAAGAAGTCCGCCAGGCAGCCTGGCGCCGTGGCAGCCATGGCCAAATTCGTCGCGCAGCGCGTAGCCGGTCTGGTTGCCACCTTGTTTGTGGCCAGCCTGGTGGTCTTCGGCTCCCTGTATGCCACCCCCGGAAACCCGCTGACGTTCCTTACCCGCGGGCGGTCCATGAGCCCGGAGGCCGTCGCCCAGATCCAGGCGCAATACCATCTGGACGACCCGCTCTGGCTCCAGTATCTTCGTTGGCTGGGCGGGGTCCTGCACGGAGACTTCGGCACCTCGATTATCTACAACCAGCCGGTCAACGCAATGCTGGGCAGCCGTTTGCAGTCCACCCTGCTTCTGGTGGTCATGGCAGCCGTGCTCGTCCTGCTGTTCGGCTTGGCGATAGGCATCTTCGCCGGTTTGAAGCCGGGCAACATGTCCCGATCCGTCATGGCCGTTGCAACCGCCACCATGGCCGTTCCCACTTTCGTGGCCGCGGTTGTCCTCATCCTGGTTTTCGCAGTGAACCTGGGCATGTTCCCAGTGTTCGGCGCCGGAACACCAGGCGTGGACGCGATCTACCACATGGTCCTGCCGGCCCTTGCCCTTGCCCTGGCCTCCGTGGCGTTTGTGGCGCGGCTGACACAGGCCGCTGTCCGCCAGGAACTTTCCGCAGACCACGTGCAGACCGCCATCAGCCGTGGCCTGGCCGCCCGTTTCATCGTTCGTCGACACGTCATCCGCAACGCTGCCATGCCCGTCCTGACAGTAGCTGGTCTGACGATTGCCGGGCTCATCGCCGGCAGCGTAGTGGTGGAGCAGGTATTCCAACTGGGCGGCTTCGGCCAGTTCCTGGTCTCCAGCGTGCAGCAAAAGGACTTTCCGGTTGTTCAGGCCATCTGCATGGTCTATGTCACCTCCTTCATTCTGCTGAACACCGTCATCGATCTCCTGTACTCGCTTCTGGACCCGCGCGTCACCCTCGGAAGGACCGCATCATGA
- a CDS encoding TasA family protein — protein MAISLKTTSGKILASVALVGTAAAVAGMGTYGAFTSSTSASQAVTAGTVTIALGTGANNTLNVPVAGLLPGDKVEKLVTLANTGNSDLNNVTLTTSAGATGSLLTTDTTNGLQLSIENCSVAWTGTAAPYTCAGTKTTVLASGPVIAANKVLNNLASLTNAKTDNLKVTTAFPTTADNTFQGATSTIAFSFTGTQRTETTK, from the coding sequence ATGGCCATCAGCCTCAAGACCACCTCCGGCAAGATCCTCGCCTCCGTCGCACTGGTCGGCACTGCAGCCGCCGTCGCCGGGATGGGAACCTACGGCGCGTTCACCTCCTCCACCTCCGCCTCACAGGCCGTCACCGCAGGAACCGTCACCATCGCCCTGGGCACCGGCGCCAACAACACCCTCAACGTCCCCGTCGCGGGCCTGCTGCCCGGCGACAAAGTCGAAAAGCTCGTCACCCTGGCCAACACCGGCAACTCCGACCTGAACAACGTCACCCTCACCACCTCCGCCGGCGCCACCGGGTCCCTGCTCACCACCGACACCACCAACGGCCTGCAGCTGAGCATCGAGAACTGCTCCGTCGCCTGGACCGGCACCGCCGCCCCCTACACCTGCGCCGGCACCAAAACGACCGTCCTCGCTTCGGGCCCGGTGATCGCCGCGAACAAGGTCCTGAACAACCTGGCCTCCCTGACCAACGCCAAGACCGACAACCTCAAAGTCACCACCGCCTTCCCCACCACCGCGGACAACACCTTCCAAGGCGCCACCTCCACCATCGCCTTCTCCTTCACCGGCACCCAACGCACCGAAACCACCAAGTAA
- a CDS encoding alpha/beta fold hydrolase, with protein MNFAEAPDGARLAWTSEGEGEPLLLIAGQATAMDGWGPTAELLSRSYRVIRFDHRGIGRSGRGEADRYTTRQFAEDTAAILEAADADHAHVYGHSMGGRVGQWLAIDYPEKVRTLVLAATSGGTWPDPGTQADKAALEALVSGDTGRLEPLFFDADWVQRNPDATHAFFNSPASAWAKARHFRASRDHDAWRELGAIKSPTLILHGTDDRLTPLPNALLLRRHIPRSVLVRVPGAGHGLHLDHPETVDWIRQFMARTT; from the coding sequence GTGAACTTCGCCGAAGCGCCCGACGGCGCCAGACTCGCCTGGACGTCCGAGGGCGAAGGCGAGCCACTGCTTCTGATCGCCGGACAGGCAACGGCCATGGATGGCTGGGGCCCGACGGCGGAACTTCTGTCCCGCTCTTACCGCGTCATCCGCTTTGATCACCGGGGAATTGGGCGGAGTGGGCGAGGCGAAGCGGATCGCTACACCACGCGGCAGTTCGCGGAAGACACCGCAGCCATCCTCGAAGCCGCCGATGCGGACCACGCACACGTATACGGGCACTCGATGGGTGGGCGCGTTGGCCAATGGTTGGCCATCGATTATCCGGAGAAAGTGCGCACGCTGGTCCTCGCCGCAACCAGTGGGGGCACATGGCCGGATCCAGGAACACAAGCTGATAAGGCTGCTTTGGAGGCCCTGGTGAGCGGCGATACGGGCAGGCTTGAACCGCTCTTTTTCGACGCCGACTGGGTCCAGCGCAATCCTGACGCGACGCACGCTTTCTTCAATTCCCCGGCCTCGGCATGGGCCAAAGCCCGGCATTTCAGAGCGAGCCGGGACCACGACGCCTGGCGTGAACTGGGTGCCATCAAGTCGCCTACTTTGATTCTTCATGGGACTGATGACCGGCTCACACCATTGCCCAACGCCCTGCTCCTCCGCCGGCACATTCCACGGTCAGTTCTGGTGCGGGTGCCAGGCGCGGGTCATGGGCTGCACTTGGACCACCCTGAAACAGTCGATTGGATCCGGCAGTTCATGGCCCGCACGACCTGA
- a CDS encoding glucose 1-dehydrogenase produces MTDQYTFRNPVTAYEHISPPKQHQPEPGLDAELTPKADLGEESYRGTGRLEGRKAIITGADSGIGAATAIAFAREGADVVLSYLPEEEEDAARIANLIEAAGRKAVKVPGDLKDSTTCQELVDTAVAVLGGVDILVNNAGKQVAQKELADITDEQFDHTQKTNVYAMFWLTKAALPHLQPGSTIINTTSIQAYNPSPTLVDYATTKASINNFTKGLAQQLAPKGIRVNAVAPGPIWTPLQVSSGQPKEELPEFGQSTPLGRAGQPAELAPAYVFLASPESSYVVGETLNVNGGSPTP; encoded by the coding sequence ATGACTGACCAGTACACCTTCCGAAACCCGGTCACCGCCTACGAGCACATCTCCCCGCCCAAGCAGCACCAGCCCGAGCCCGGCCTCGACGCAGAATTGACGCCGAAGGCGGACCTGGGCGAAGAAAGCTACCGTGGAACGGGGCGGCTGGAGGGACGCAAAGCGATCATCACCGGGGCCGACTCCGGCATCGGAGCCGCTACCGCCATCGCCTTCGCACGCGAGGGAGCCGACGTCGTCCTTTCCTACCTGCCCGAAGAGGAAGAAGACGCCGCCAGGATCGCCAACCTCATCGAAGCCGCAGGCCGCAAGGCCGTGAAGGTTCCCGGCGACCTCAAGGACTCAACCACCTGCCAGGAACTCGTGGACACCGCCGTCGCCGTGTTGGGCGGGGTAGACATCCTGGTCAACAACGCCGGCAAGCAGGTGGCCCAGAAGGAACTCGCCGACATCACGGACGAGCAGTTCGACCACACGCAGAAGACCAACGTGTACGCGATGTTCTGGCTGACCAAGGCCGCGCTCCCCCACCTGCAGCCAGGCTCAACCATCATCAACACCACGTCCATCCAGGCATACAACCCCTCGCCGACGCTGGTGGATTACGCCACGACCAAGGCAAGCATCAACAACTTCACCAAGGGCTTGGCGCAGCAACTTGCCCCCAAGGGGATCCGGGTGAACGCGGTGGCTCCAGGACCGATCTGGACGCCGCTGCAGGTCAGCAGCGGACAGCCGAAAGAGGAGCTGCCCGAATTCGGCCAGTCGACGCCCCTGGGCCGCGCCGGTCAACCGGCTGAGCTGGCCCCGGCCTATGTTTTCCTCGCCTCGCCTGAATCCAGCTACGTGGTGGGCGAAACGCTGAACGTCAACGGCGGCAGCCCCACCCCGTAG
- a CDS encoding LacI family DNA-binding transcriptional regulator, producing the protein MARGEGITIRDVAQRAGVSITAVSHSLNGKGTISEATRARVKAAADELGYQADAFARGMRQGSIGAIGLVLRSLDALGDYTPAGVDVFERFVGIVSAKALAKGLSITLVPDLSRQPVPPLAFSMDGYIIMSPHENDPVAAILDKRGIPYVCYGKIPGRQDFIHWASEDDPLAARQLLAHFETAGARDVVLVPGSDRNSWNQDFLQEYLVWCHAHGVKPRVYEQAERTGVDGGRDAGRRILADGVPEAVLCLTGRHAAGVQLEFLAAGIAIPGQVMIAAASDSEHSRSSRPAITAFELNPADCADALLDMLQELLKTGQAPGPRLTKARLRPRASSRRD; encoded by the coding sequence ATGGCGCGGGGCGAAGGAATCACCATCAGGGACGTAGCGCAACGTGCTGGGGTCTCGATAACAGCGGTATCGCATTCCCTGAACGGCAAGGGCACAATCAGCGAAGCTACGCGAGCCCGTGTGAAGGCCGCAGCCGATGAGCTTGGCTACCAAGCGGATGCCTTTGCCCGGGGAATGAGGCAAGGAAGCATTGGGGCCATTGGCTTGGTGCTGCGGTCGCTCGACGCCCTGGGTGATTACACGCCAGCCGGTGTCGATGTGTTCGAAAGGTTCGTCGGGATCGTTTCGGCCAAGGCCTTGGCCAAGGGACTCAGTATTACGTTGGTCCCTGACCTTAGCCGCCAGCCCGTCCCACCACTGGCGTTCTCCATGGACGGCTACATCATCATGAGCCCGCATGAGAATGATCCAGTGGCGGCGATACTGGACAAGCGCGGCATCCCCTACGTCTGCTACGGCAAGATCCCGGGGCGACAGGACTTCATACACTGGGCCTCAGAGGACGACCCCCTGGCCGCCCGGCAATTGTTAGCTCACTTTGAAACGGCGGGGGCTCGGGACGTGGTCCTGGTTCCCGGCTCTGACCGAAACTCCTGGAACCAGGATTTTCTGCAGGAGTATCTGGTCTGGTGTCATGCGCATGGCGTCAAACCGAGGGTTTACGAGCAAGCCGAACGCACAGGCGTAGACGGCGGCCGTGACGCCGGTAGGAGAATATTGGCCGACGGCGTCCCCGAGGCGGTTTTGTGCCTGACCGGTCGTCACGCTGCGGGGGTGCAGCTTGAATTCCTTGCCGCCGGAATCGCGATCCCTGGACAGGTCATGATCGCCGCCGCTTCCGACTCCGAACATTCACGATCCAGCAGGCCGGCCATCACGGCGTTCGAGCTTAATCCCGCAGACTGCGCGGACGCATTGCTGGACATGCTGCAGGAGCTACTGAAAACAGGCCAGGCGCCGGGGCCCCGCCTGACCAAAGCAAGGCTGCGGCCTCGGGCATCTTCCCGACGGGACTAG
- a CDS encoding Hpt domain-containing protein, giving the protein MSAPRSNREGLDLDRLRSLADDLGDPAPALRFLTKYLSMLNERVERIVEAVEHGDEEETTTAVLSLKISSAMVGAVETEHQCRAIESMIREAHFDYAADALPALRQTADRCVAARSDLISAAHTSMTRHGGFFRA; this is encoded by the coding sequence ATGAGCGCACCGCGAAGCAACCGTGAAGGCCTCGACCTGGACCGGCTCCGCAGCCTGGCCGATGACCTCGGCGATCCCGCACCCGCATTGAGGTTCCTCACCAAGTACCTGTCAATGCTTAACGAACGCGTCGAGCGAATCGTCGAGGCCGTGGAGCATGGTGACGAGGAGGAGACAACAACAGCCGTCCTCAGCCTGAAGATCAGCTCCGCCATGGTGGGAGCCGTGGAAACCGAACACCAGTGCCGGGCCATCGAATCCATGATCCGGGAAGCCCACTTCGACTACGCTGCGGACGCGCTTCCGGCCCTGCGGCAGACCGCGGACCGGTGCGTCGCAGCCCGATCGGACCTCATCAGTGCAGCGCACACCTCCATGACACGGCACGGTGGATTCTTCCGGGCATAA
- a CDS encoding amidohydrolase, translating to MSSELYWNARFFTADKRRWAEALLVHNGRIAYAGSLATARRLAGEHTTEVDLDGGTVLPGFVDGHAHVVGTGETASQVDLWGASDLAEIQRRISDWVAAHPEATVVRAHGWNHGAVPGGMPHRRQLDAVVEDRPVFAQAYDFHSIWLNTAALSAVGIDAETVAPPGGAIHHDPDGQPTGYVDETAMHRLVWPALDETVTDEDRDAALAAALASYREIGVTASTEMALDDGDLAAMLRADDAGTLTARIAAHWRVQPTGDVQQNLAQVAKAAELASGRASEWLRITGIKVLIDGTVDGCTASMGHPYADGSNADPIWSLEELAPVVAAADAAGLQVAMHAIGDEAVRIAIGAVEHAVAHNGPAERRHRIEHLEVVDAADIERLAALGITASMQPVHADPAIQDNWRSKLGDERVDRGFPWPEMTDAGAALVFGTDSPTSPQSPLPNMFVAATRKSALEPGMEPNLPKYALPLVQALEHATRDAAWACRAENAYGRLAAGLHADFIVLDRDIFADPLEGLLETRVVRTVVGGRTVHEAAKERIIA from the coding sequence TTGTCATCCGAACTGTATTGGAACGCCCGGTTCTTCACCGCGGACAAGCGACGATGGGCCGAGGCACTCCTCGTCCACAACGGGCGCATCGCTTACGCCGGATCGTTGGCCACCGCCCGGCGACTGGCCGGGGAACACACTACCGAGGTCGATCTCGATGGCGGCACCGTTCTTCCGGGATTCGTCGACGGCCACGCCCACGTGGTTGGCACTGGTGAGACCGCCTCCCAGGTTGACCTCTGGGGCGCTTCTGACCTCGCCGAGATCCAGCGCCGTATCAGCGACTGGGTCGCCGCCCACCCTGAGGCCACCGTTGTCCGCGCCCACGGCTGGAACCATGGAGCAGTCCCCGGTGGCATGCCGCACCGCCGGCAACTCGATGCCGTCGTCGAGGATCGCCCCGTCTTCGCCCAGGCTTATGACTTCCACTCCATTTGGCTCAACACCGCGGCCCTGTCCGCGGTTGGCATCGATGCAGAAACCGTCGCGCCGCCTGGCGGTGCCATCCACCACGACCCCGATGGGCAGCCCACTGGTTACGTGGACGAAACCGCCATGCACCGTCTCGTCTGGCCGGCGCTCGACGAAACAGTCACTGATGAAGACAGAGACGCTGCCCTCGCGGCCGCGCTGGCCAGCTACCGCGAGATAGGGGTCACCGCGAGCACCGAGATGGCCCTCGACGACGGCGACCTCGCCGCCATGCTCCGCGCAGACGACGCGGGAACGCTCACCGCCCGCATCGCAGCGCACTGGCGCGTCCAACCCACCGGGGACGTCCAGCAAAACCTCGCCCAAGTGGCCAAGGCTGCCGAACTCGCGTCCGGTCGCGCCTCCGAATGGCTGCGGATCACAGGCATCAAAGTCCTCATTGACGGCACCGTGGATGGTTGCACGGCGTCCATGGGGCACCCGTACGCGGACGGCAGCAACGCCGACCCCATCTGGAGCCTCGAGGAGTTGGCACCTGTCGTCGCAGCTGCTGACGCCGCAGGACTCCAAGTGGCCATGCATGCCATAGGTGATGAAGCCGTCCGCATCGCTATCGGCGCCGTCGAACACGCCGTGGCCCACAACGGCCCTGCCGAGCGGCGCCACCGCATCGAACACCTCGAAGTAGTAGACGCGGCCGATATCGAACGGCTCGCCGCGCTGGGCATCACCGCCAGCATGCAGCCCGTCCATGCGGACCCTGCAATCCAAGACAACTGGCGCAGCAAACTGGGCGACGAGCGCGTCGATCGAGGATTCCCATGGCCGGAAATGACTGATGCGGGAGCTGCGCTGGTTTTCGGCACCGACTCCCCCACGTCGCCCCAGTCCCCGTTGCCAAACATGTTCGTTGCCGCCACCCGGAAGTCCGCCCTCGAGCCGGGCATGGAACCAAACCTGCCGAAATATGCGTTGCCGCTCGTCCAGGCGTTGGAACACGCCACACGGGATGCCGCTTGGGCATGCCGGGCAGAAAACGCGTACGGCCGTCTGGCCGCCGGTTTGCATGCAGACTTCATCGTGCTGGACCGGGACATCTTCGCTGACCCTCTGGAAGGACTGCTCGAGACGCGCGTTGTGCGCACCGTCGTCGGAGGCCGCACGGTACACGAGGCAGCCAAGGAACGGATCATCGCGTGA
- the arr gene encoding NAD(+)--rifampin ADP-ribosyltransferase, with the protein MTQPRDDGPFYHGTKADLREGDLLRAGFRSNYRPEVIMNHIYFTALRDGAGLAAELAAGDGEPRVYAVEPTGPFEDDPNVTDKKFPGNPTRSYRSTAPLRVIGEVTDWTRLAPEALSAWKERLGAILADERGEIIN; encoded by the coding sequence GTGACTCAACCACGTGACGATGGCCCCTTCTACCATGGCACCAAGGCGGACCTCCGGGAGGGAGACCTCCTGAGGGCGGGCTTCAGGTCCAACTACCGTCCGGAAGTAATCATGAACCACATCTACTTCACTGCCCTGCGGGACGGCGCGGGACTGGCCGCTGAACTCGCAGCGGGGGACGGTGAGCCTCGGGTCTACGCTGTGGAACCGACCGGGCCGTTCGAGGATGATCCCAACGTCACGGACAAGAAGTTCCCGGGCAATCCCACCCGTTCGTATCGCAGCACCGCTCCACTGCGCGTGATCGGCGAAGTTACCGACTGGACCAGGCTGGCCCCGGAGGCACTGAGTGCTTGGAAGGAACGCCTGGGCGCCATCCTTGCGGACGAGCGCGGCGAGATCATCAACTAA
- a CDS encoding C45 family autoproteolytic acyltransferase/hydolase, producing MELFTTASTTQDPEQRGEELGLAFGDKFSTVSKLYLEHFEGLNIPVGTVRRIAETSRAALAAWAPALAVEAEAIARAARLEPWELAAVGARTEILAAQPPRAEGECSTAVFTGAGRAPETMQTWDWHDFLVPAAVLFDFVSDVGRKVKMFTEFGTAAKIGVNDAGVGLHFNILAHSSDSDQGGVPVHAIARRVLDEATSLEDAHSIAASATASASTCLTVFEARQDGSLAASFELSPAGMGVVRPGQDGWLFHTNHFLNPGLRKGDTMPADSSTVERYQHLDAVRGTLAGHGPAGRASAACVGAGEKAPICMTADTSKPLIDQWRTLLTISVDAKEFALDFYPGRPDEAATYGLARF from the coding sequence ATGGAGCTTTTCACCACCGCGTCGACAACCCAGGACCCGGAGCAGCGTGGCGAAGAACTTGGGCTGGCATTCGGCGACAAATTCTCCACGGTGTCCAAACTGTATCTGGAGCATTTCGAGGGCCTCAATATCCCCGTCGGCACCGTTCGCCGCATCGCCGAAACCAGCCGTGCTGCCTTGGCGGCCTGGGCGCCGGCACTGGCAGTCGAGGCTGAAGCGATAGCAAGAGCGGCACGCCTGGAACCCTGGGAACTTGCCGCCGTCGGCGCCCGCACTGAAATTCTTGCCGCGCAGCCACCGCGGGCAGAGGGTGAATGTTCCACAGCTGTTTTCACTGGAGCAGGCCGCGCTCCGGAAACGATGCAGACCTGGGATTGGCACGATTTTTTGGTCCCTGCCGCCGTACTCTTCGACTTCGTTTCCGACGTCGGCCGAAAGGTAAAGATGTTCACGGAGTTTGGGACGGCCGCGAAGATCGGCGTCAACGACGCAGGGGTAGGGCTCCACTTCAACATCCTCGCCCACTCCAGTGACTCGGACCAAGGAGGAGTCCCGGTCCATGCCATCGCGCGGCGGGTACTGGACGAGGCCACCAGCCTTGAAGACGCCCATTCGATTGCTGCCAGCGCGACGGCGAGTGCTTCAACATGCCTCACCGTTTTTGAAGCGCGCCAGGACGGCTCCCTCGCAGCCAGTTTCGAACTCTCGCCCGCAGGCATGGGCGTCGTTCGCCCGGGCCAGGACGGGTGGCTTTTCCACACCAACCATTTCCTGAACCCCGGGTTGCGAAAAGGAGACACCATGCCCGCGGACTCCAGCACGGTCGAACGGTACCAGCACCTCGACGCCGTAAGGGGCACCCTCGCAGGCCATGGGCCGGCCGGGAGGGCCTCTGCCGCCTGTGTCGGGGCAGGGGAAAAGGCTCCCATTTGTATGACAGCTGATACGAGCAAGCCGCTCATTGACCAGTGGAGAACCCTGCTGACCATCAGTGTCGATGCCAAGGAATTCGCACTGGATTTCTACCCCGGCCGCCCGGACGAAGCAGCAACCTACGGGCTCGCGCGCTTCTGA
- a CDS encoding ABC transporter permease has translation MTAIAVEQRLAARAARQKLRPGTLGISGWAAAGIIGLIVLIAALSPLLSVADPNAVNLSGAFQSPSAEHLLGTDANGRDLLARLVTGSRTALTGPFLVVVVSTILGTSLALAAVWFGGWLDQLSVRVMDAVFAFPGLLLAILATALFGSGLPAAIAALSIAYVPYIGRIVRSAALRERNLPYVAALRVQGVHGAMIALRHILPNIAGLIVANATLAFGFALMDLAGLSFIGLGVQAPTADWGAMVGTGMSGILQGHPDEALFASALIVITVAAVNVLGDRLTERSEAHS, from the coding sequence ATGACCGCCATCGCCGTCGAACAGCGCCTCGCCGCCCGAGCCGCACGCCAAAAACTTCGCCCCGGTACCCTCGGGATTTCCGGTTGGGCCGCAGCAGGCATCATCGGGCTCATCGTCCTCATCGCGGCACTAAGTCCGCTGCTGAGCGTTGCGGACCCTAATGCCGTCAACCTTTCCGGAGCCTTCCAGAGCCCGTCCGCTGAACATCTGCTGGGTACGGACGCTAATGGCCGTGACCTGCTCGCGCGTCTGGTGACCGGCTCGCGAACTGCCCTCACTGGACCCTTCCTGGTGGTGGTGGTATCCACCATCTTGGGGACCAGCCTTGCACTGGCTGCCGTCTGGTTTGGCGGCTGGCTCGACCAGCTTTCCGTGCGAGTCATGGACGCCGTGTTCGCCTTCCCCGGTCTCCTGCTTGCCATCCTGGCCACAGCACTTTTCGGTTCGGGACTGCCCGCCGCCATCGCTGCACTGTCCATCGCCTATGTTCCCTACATCGGCCGGATCGTCCGCAGTGCAGCCCTCCGGGAACGAAACCTGCCCTACGTCGCCGCCCTGCGGGTTCAAGGTGTGCACGGCGCCATGATCGCCTTGCGGCACATCCTGCCCAACATCGCCGGGTTGATAGTCGCCAATGCCACGCTGGCCTTCGGCTTCGCCCTGATGGACCTGGCCGGGCTGTCCTTTATCGGCCTGGGAGTCCAAGCGCCCACCGCAGATTGGGGAGCCATGGTGGGCACCGGCATGTCCGGCATCCTGCAGGGCCATCCCGATGAGGCGTTGTTCGCCAGCGCACTCATCGTCATCACCGTCGCCGCGGTCAACGTTCTTGGCGACCGGCTTACCGAACGATCGGAGGCACACTCATGA
- a CDS encoding DUF2306 domain-containing protein: protein MPSPWTFLIAFHAIAAGYALIFGAVNLLRRNKGSVTHRILGRIWAVAMYVVVLTSFGIRTIDGGFNWLHALSVLTFCTLTIGLWSVRKGNIRAHQRFMTGSYFGLVGAFIGVVAVPDRRLPQMAIHDLAALTLWAGALALTAGLTVAGLLQLRPKAGPSSASGSRDKVAR, encoded by the coding sequence ATGCCTTCGCCGTGGACATTCCTCATCGCATTTCACGCCATTGCCGCAGGCTACGCACTGATCTTCGGTGCCGTGAACCTGCTACGCCGCAACAAGGGCAGTGTTACGCACAGGATTCTGGGCCGAATCTGGGCGGTAGCAATGTACGTGGTGGTGCTCACCTCGTTCGGGATCCGGACCATTGACGGCGGGTTCAACTGGCTCCATGCTCTCTCGGTGCTGACGTTCTGCACGCTGACCATTGGCTTATGGTCGGTACGCAAAGGCAACATCCGCGCCCACCAACGCTTCATGACCGGGAGTTACTTCGGCCTTGTCGGAGCCTTTATCGGCGTGGTGGCCGTACCCGATCGGAGACTCCCCCAGATGGCTATACACGACCTCGCGGCCCTCACTCTGTGGGCAGGAGCCCTCGCACTCACCGCCGGACTCACCGTTGCCGGCCTGCTGCAATTGCGCCCCAAGGCCGGGCCCAGCTCAGCATCCGGAAGCAGGGATAAAGTGGCACGGTGA
- a CDS encoding MFS transporter: MSQAPSSPATPLLPEQPRNLGAQATTAVRTFFISGFGTALEFYDFIVYGLAAALVFPTLFFPATDRMTGTLVAFAAFGAGFIVRPLGGIVVGHFGDRIGRKSMLVMTLVLMGGSTFLIGCLPTYDNAGLLAPVLLVALRLLQGFAAGGEWGGSALFGIENSPGNRRGLWGSFTSTGIGIGSLFGTGVFTVMTLLPESELLAWAWRVPFWLGGLLVLIGIIARTRMPQDSVDRNHAPRVPLLAAIKRHPRQMFLAIGVAFGYNTIAYIGSLFTVTYTEERGYTDTQSLLFQVAGSIAFMVAAPFMGLLSDKLGRKKVIAGGAVVYAAFFFLFFGLVDSQVIFLATLAFVLVNVFMAMPQGCIPAFLGEQFSKDSRYSSISATYQTGAALGGGTAASIATALFIAFDRGSLGIALYSGFACLVLVLCTLGLKETYKVPTTELGEEQ, from the coding sequence ATGTCCCAAGCACCATCATCACCAGCGACACCGCTGTTGCCGGAACAACCACGGAACCTGGGTGCCCAGGCCACCACGGCAGTCCGTACCTTCTTCATTTCGGGGTTCGGCACGGCCCTGGAGTTCTATGACTTCATCGTCTACGGACTTGCGGCCGCGCTCGTGTTCCCCACCCTCTTCTTCCCCGCAACGGACCGGATGACAGGAACCCTGGTGGCGTTCGCCGCCTTCGGTGCTGGATTCATCGTGCGCCCCTTGGGAGGCATCGTGGTGGGCCACTTCGGAGACCGGATAGGGCGAAAGTCAATGCTGGTCATGACCCTGGTGCTCATGGGAGGCAGCACGTTCCTTATTGGCTGTCTTCCCACCTATGACAACGCGGGACTGCTGGCCCCAGTCCTGCTTGTGGCGTTGCGCCTCTTGCAGGGCTTCGCGGCGGGTGGTGAATGGGGCGGCTCTGCGCTGTTCGGCATAGAAAACTCTCCCGGTAACCGGCGCGGCCTTTGGGGCAGTTTCACCAGTACTGGCATCGGTATTGGCAGCCTGTTTGGTACAGGTGTCTTCACCGTCATGACGCTGCTGCCCGAGTCCGAGCTTCTCGCGTGGGCTTGGCGTGTACCGTTTTGGCTGGGTGGGCTGCTTGTCCTGATCGGCATCATCGCCCGCACCCGCATGCCCCAGGATTCCGTGGACCGGAACCACGCTCCCCGTGTTCCCCTGCTGGCGGCCATCAAGCGCCATCCAAGGCAGATGTTTCTGGCGATTGGCGTGGCCTTCGGTTACAACACCATCGCCTACATTGGCTCCCTGTTCACCGTCACCTACACCGAAGAGCGCGGCTACACAGATACCCAGTCCCTCCTCTTCCAAGTCGCCGGCTCCATCGCCTTCATGGTTGCCGCCCCATTCATGGGCCTGCTCTCGGACAAGCTTGGCCGGAAAAAGGTCATCGCAGGAGGCGCAGTGGTCTACGCAGCCTTCTTCTTCCTCTTCTTCGGATTGGTGGACAGCCAGGTCATCTTCCTGGCCACCCTGGCGTTCGTCCTGGTGAACGTGTTCATGGCCATGCCCCAGGGGTGCATCCCGGCTTTCCTCGGTGAGCAGTTCTCCAAGGACAGCCGCTACTCCTCAATTTCGGCCACCTACCAAACAGGTGCGGCACTGGGAGGCGGCACCGCTGCCAGCATCGCGACTGCCCTGTTCATTGCCTTCGACCGCGGTTCCCTGGGCATTGCCCTCTATTCCGGGTTCGCCTGCCTGGTGCTGGTCCTTTGCACACTCGGCCTGAAGGAAACCTACAAAGTGCCCACCACCGAACTCGGTGAGGAACAGTAA